From Arachis stenosperma cultivar V10309 chromosome 2, arast.V10309.gnm1.PFL2, whole genome shotgun sequence, one genomic window encodes:
- the LOC130960954 gene encoding 3-phosphoshikimate 1-carboxyvinyltransferase 2, translated as MAQVTRIHNGPQNAQILLRHTHNSHIPKSANSVSLKSQLWGTSKSVSLNHKNGVFLGNFEVGRCNNNVVRVSASVAATEKPSTAPEIVLEPIKEISGTITLPGSKSLSNRILLLAALSEGTTVVDNLLNSEDVHYMLGALRTLGLRVEDDKNAKQAIVEGCGGLFPTGRESKEEVTLFLGNAGTAMRPLTAAVTAAGGNTSYVLDGVPRMRERPIGDLVAGLKQLGADVDCSLGTNCPPVRVVGKGGLPGGKVKLSGSISSQYLTALLMAAPLALGDVEIEIIDKLISVPYVDMTLKLMERFGVHVEHSGNWDRFLVHGGQKYKSPGNAFVEGDASSASYFLAGAAVTGGTITVVGCGTSSLQGDVKFAEVLEKMGAKVTWTENSVTVTGPPRDPSGRKVLQGVDVNMNKMPDVAMTLAVVALFANGPTAIRDVASWRVKETERMIAICTELRKLGATVEEGPDYCVITPPEKLNITAIDTYDDHRMAMAFSLAACGDVPVTINDPGCTRKTFPDYFEVLAKYTKQ; from the exons ATGGCCCAAGTGACCAGAATCCACAATGGTCCTCAAAACGCACAGATTCTTCTTCGCCATACTCACAATTCCCACATACCCAAATCAGCAAACTCAGTTTCATTGAAGTCACAACTTTGGGGCACCTCAAAATCTGTGAGCTTGAATCACAAAAATGGTGTCTTTTTGGGAAATTTTGAGGTGGGTAGGTGCAATAATAATGTGGTTAGGGTTTCTGCATCTGTTGCCGCTACAGAGAAGCCTTCGACGGCGCCGGAGATCGTTCTGGAACCTATCAAAGAAATCTCCGGAACCATCACATTGCCTGGCTCGAAGTCTCTGTCCAATCGAATTTTGCTTCTTGCTGCTCTCTCTGAG GGAACAACTGTTGTGGACAACTTGTTGAATAGCGAGGATGTTCATTACATGCTCGGTGCATTAAGGACCCTTGGACTACGAGTGGAAGATGACAAAAATGCCAAACAAGCAATCGTGGAAGGCTGTGGGGGGTTGTTTCCCACTGGTCGAGAGTCTAAAGAGGAAGTTACTTTATTTCTTGGAAATGCTGGTACTGCAATGCGTCCTTTGACAGCAGCTGTGACTGCTGCAGGTGGAAACACAAG CTATGTACTTGATGGGGTGCCCCGAATGAGAGAGAGGCCTATTGGAGATTTGGTGGCTGGTCTCAAGCAGCTTGGTGCAGATGTTGATTGTTCCCTTGGCACAAACTGTCCACCTGTTCGTGTAGTTGGGAAGGGAGGACTTCCTGGGGGAAAG GTGAAGTTGTCTGGATCAATTAGCAGTCAATACTTGACTGCATTGCTCATGGCAGCTCCTTTGGCCCTTGGTGATGTTGAAATTGAGATTATCGATAAACTGATTTCTGTTCCCTACGTTGATATGACTTTGAAACTGATGGAGCGCTTTGGAGTCCATGTGGAGCACAGTGGTAACTGGGATAGGTTCTTGGTCCACGGAGGTCAAAAGTACAA GTCTCCTGGGAATGCTTTTGTTGAAGGCGATGCTTCTAGTGCCAGCTACTTCCTCGCAGGTGCAGCTGTTACCGGTGGGACTATCACAGTTGTAGGCTGCGGCACAAGTAGTTTACAG GGAGATGTAAAATTTGCTGAAGTTCTCGAAAAGATGGGAGCTAAAGTTACATGGACAGAGAACAGTGTCACCGTTACTGGCCCACCACGAGATCCTTCAGGCCGAAAAGTCTTGCAAGGCGTTGATGTCAATATGAACAAGATGCCAGATGTTGCCATGACACTTGCCGTTGTTGCGCTATTTGCTAATGGCCCCACTGCCATAAGAGATG tGGCTAGTTGGAGAGTTAAGGAGACAGAGAGAATGATAGCAATTTGCACAGAACTTAGGAAG CTAGGAGCAACAGTTGAAGAAGGTCCTGATTACTGTGTGATAACGCCACCCGAGAAACTGAACATCACGGCGATCGACACGTACGATGACCACAGAATGGCCATGGCATTTTCTCTTGCTGCTTGTGGCGATGTTCCAGTAACCATCAATGATCCTGGTTGCACCCGGAAAACATTCCCTGATTACTTTGAAGTTCTTGCAAAGTACACCAAGCAATAA
- the LOC130962277 gene encoding UDP-glucuronate 4-epimerase 3-like: MSHIDSAPSTPGKVKMEKSSYFFTRGGGARWHYSLAKLTVWSFAFLALILIFFLRSPAPSTITSAADPSRRSLRNYNWGGSAWEKRVRASARARSSNGLTVLVTGAAGFVGTHVSSALKRRGDGVLGIDNFNDYYDPSLKRARQALLERTGVFIVEGDINDEALLRKLFEVVPFTHVMHLAAQAGVRYAMENPGSYVHSNIAGFVNLLEVCKSVNPQPAIVWASSSSVYGLNTKVPFSEKDRTDQPASLYAATKKAGEEIAHTYNHIYGLSLTGLRFFTVYGPWGRPDMAYFFFTKDILKGKQIAIFEAANHGTVARDFTYIDDIVKGCLGALDTAEKSTGSGGKKRGPAQLRVFNLGNTSPVPVSELVSILERLLKVKAKRNIMKLPRNGDVQYTHANISYAQRELGYKPTTDLQSGLKKFVRWYLNYYSDGKKAVE, from the coding sequence ATGTCGCACATCGACAGCGCTCCTTCGACGCCAGGCAAGGTCAAGATGGAGAAATCATCGTACTTCTTCACGCGCGGAGGCGGCGCGCGTTGGCACTACTCGCTCGCCAAGCTCACGGTCTGGTCATTCGCCTTCTTGGCCCTCATCTTGATCTTCTTCCTCCGATCGCCGGCGCCGTCGACGATCACCTCCGCAGCTGACCCGTCGCGCCGGTCATTGAGGAACTACAATTGGGGCGGGTCCGCCTGGGAGAAGAGGGTACGGGCCTCGGCCCGGGCCCGCTCCAGCAATGGACTAACCGTATTGGTAACCGGCGCTGCCGGTTTCGTAGGGACCCACGTCTCATCGGCGCTGAAGCGCCGGGGAGATGGGGTCCTCGGCATTGACAATTTCAATGACTACTATGACCCGTCTTTGAAGCGTGCGCGGCAAGCTTTGTTGGAGCGCACTGGTGTGTTCATTGTGGAAGGTGACATCAATGATGAAGCTTTGCTGAGGAAGCTCTTTGAGGTTGTTCCATTCACACATGTTATGCATTTGGCTGCTCAAGCTGGTGTGAGGTATGCTATGGAGAACCCTGGCTCTTATGTGCATAGTAACATTGCTGGTTTTGTTAATTTGCTTGAGGTTTGTAAGAGTGTGAATCCACAACCTGCTATAGTTTGGGCTTCTAGTAGCTCAGTTTATGGGTTGAACACTAAGGTGCCATTTAGTGAGAAGGATAGGACTGATCAGCCTGCTAGTTTGTATGCTGCGACAAAGAAGGCCGGTGAGGAGATTGCACACACCTATAATCATATATACGGGCTATCGTTGACCGGGTTGAGGTTCTTTACGGTTTATGGTCCGTGGGGTAGACCTGACATGGCCTACTTCTTCTTCACTAAGGATATATTGAAGGGAAAGCAGATAGCGATCTTTGAGGCCGCAAATCATGGGACGGTTGCAAGGGATTTCACATATATAGATGATATTGTGAAGGGTTGTTTGGGGGCGTTGGATACTGCCGAGAAGAGCACCGGGAGTGGGGGGAAGAAGAGAGGGCCGGCGCAGCTGAGGGTGTTCAATTTGGGGAATACTTCACCTGTGCCTGTTAGTGAACTTGTGAGCATTTTGGAGAGGCTGTTGAAGGTTAAGGCAAAGAGGAACATCATGAAGTTGCCGCGGAATGGGGATGTGCAGTATACCCATGCGAATATTAGCTACGCGCAGAGGGAGCTTGGGTATAAGCCTACGACGGATCTGCAGAGTGGCTTGAAGAAATTTGTTCGGTGGTACCTGAATTACTATTCTGATGGGAAGAAAGCTGTTGAGTGA